In one Populus nigra chromosome 12, ddPopNigr1.1, whole genome shotgun sequence genomic region, the following are encoded:
- the LOC133670269 gene encoding uncharacterized protein LOC133670269: MHTASKMKAIDDKKDTVVIKTVSRDEEGKKKVEKAELKTHNIDTIKYVEKKLMDKGVMRMERHPVDGKGGIGRPPPKSGHGGKFTWEGPYDEAEIELEAAAPPAIDEKDPNYVDEVVEEKIVKGEEKDVAGVVVGEIEVAKAVEGRHGVARVEVDPRLVIDN; the protein is encoded by the coding sequence ATGCACACAGCAAGCAAGATGAAGGCCATTGACGACAAGAAGGACACAGTGGTGATAAAGACAGTGAGCCGAGatgaagaaggaaagaaaaaggtggAGAAAGCCGAGCTGAAGACACACAACATAGACACCATTAAGTACGTGGAGAAGAAACTGATGGACAAAGGGGTGATGCGCATGGAAAGGCACCCTGTAGATGGGAAAGGTGGGATAGGCAGGCCACCACCCAAGTCAGGCCACGGAGGAAAATTCACATGGGAAGGACCGTATGATGAGGCGGAGATCGAGCTGGAAGCTGCAGCACCGCCTGCTATCGATGAGAAGGATCCCAACTATGTAGATGAGGTGGTGGAAGAGAAGATTGTGAAGGGTGAAGAGAAGGATGTGGCTGGTGTGGTTGTTGGAGAAATTGAGGTGGCTAAGGCTGTTGAAGGAAGGCATGGTGTCGCTAGGGTTGAGGTTGACCCTCGTCTGGTAATTGATAATTAA